The genomic segment TTGTTTATTTTCCGCTATATAAAGAGCTATTGGACTTTGACCTGATTATTGATGACAAAGCCAGCTTTGTTGGTACCAAACAGTCATTTGCTAAAAAGATCGTGATTTATGGTTCCAGCATTGTCCATGGAGCTTCCGCAAGCCGTCCGGGATTAGCTTATCCAGCACAATTGGGGCGTCGGCTGAATGCCAGCGTGATCAACATGGGCGTGAGCGGCAATGCGCGGATGGAGCCTGCTGTGGCCGATATGCTGTGTGACATTGATACTATGGACCTGCTCATCATGGATTGTGTACCAAACAGTAGCCCAGAGGAAGTCCGGGACCGAACGTTCAATTTTGTGGAACGGATCCGTCGGTCCCATCCCCGGTTACCCATATTGCTGATCGAGAGCATTACCCGTCAGGTCGGCAATTATAATTTAAAATGGCGTGCGCGGTTGACCGAGCAGAATAAAAATTTTAAGCTACAGTATGAGAGATTGCTGCAGGCAGGTTATAAAAATTTGTATTATATACCCACAGACCATTTAATAGGTGATGATTCCGAAGGAACAGTGGATGGCACACACCCAACAGATGTAGGATTTGAAAGGATGCTTAAAATAATAGAGCCTAAAGTAGAAGCGATCCTAGAAAATAGACCTTAAATCTTCACCAGCTCTCCACCGCTACTGGGGGAGTAATTAGCTTTAAACCACCGCATAGGTTATCCGTCTAGTTCTTTGTCCGGTAAATATCAGGATTTATTTTTACCTCCCCATTTCCACCATTCACCGAGTTTTCCTGGCTGTTAGTCTAAAGCCTATAGGCCTGGGGTCTATTGTGTTGTAGTTTTGAGTCAACAAATAAGAACTAAAACTAACAATATAAAATAAAGACATTATGAAAACTCTAGTAAAAACATTCGCAGCAACAGCTTTAATCGCAGTATCCACATTCACTATGGCCGCTGAAGGACCCGGTTCAAAGTCCGCAAAAGCAAACGTTAACCTTTCTACAGCAGACTTCGCCCTTGACCATTACGTTGCGGTCACCACCGAAGGCGAGTCGGCAGGTGTGGAGCAGCTATTTGCTGAAGATTTCAGCCAGAAGGCTAACGCAGCTACCAATGGACGTAGTACGGTTGTTAACTTCTTCAAAAAGCAAAAAGGAGAGCAGCTGGACTGTAAAGTGGCCACCGACATTCTCGAAGAGTCTGCAGATTATATGGTCGCTAAAGTGACGTTGAAATTTGAAAATTTCACCAAGACCGACCTGGTGACTTTGGTGCGCGAAGGTGAAAGCTGGAAAGTCTCCAAATCAATCCATTCGTTTAGTAACTAGGCGTTTAGTCAAAATATATATGTTGTAGAGCCACATCCGGAGATGTGGCTTCTTTGTTTGTTAGTTATTCAGCTGAAAAAAAAAAGAGGATAGCTATAAAAAATCGCTAAATTTATTTGGGGTAATATCCATGCAATTATGAACTAAAAAAGAATACAATGAGTTTAAAAACATTCATTACCAATGCCGTTGACTACAACGTTTGGGTTACGGAGCAGCTGGTCAATTGGCTACAGAACTATCCTGACGATCTGTTACAAAAGGAATGTCCCTCGAGTTTTAGTAGTATCGCCAAAACATTAAAACATATTAGCGACACCCAGTTGTACTGGTCATCGATGATTCGTGGTACGGAGACACCGAGTTTTGAATACATTCCTACAGCAGTGCATCTTCAGCAAGAAATGGAAAATCTGGTAAACGAAGCAAAACTACTGGCAGCCTATGTGAAAGAAAATACCGAATCGATGAACGACCCCTATTTGATAGAATCACAA from the Sphingobacterium thalpophilum genome contains:
- a CDS encoding nuclear transport factor 2 family protein — translated: MKTLVKTFAATALIAVSTFTMAAEGPGSKSAKANVNLSTADFALDHYVAVTTEGESAGVEQLFAEDFSQKANAATNGRSTVVNFFKKQKGEQLDCKVATDILEESADYMVAKVTLKFENFTKTDLVTLVREGESWKVSKSIHSFSN
- a CDS encoding SGNH/GDSL hydrolase family protein gives rise to the protein MKKKTIIFLFLFFVYGSFSIYAQQVISSAKFELQGRAFENAPKFHRIDTAKYRELPAAVKKLYTHAAGMFITFKSNTSKLSLRWKTVDAVLGNNSTPIMSRGFDVYVKEASGWRFAGVARPDLNLAESKATLVEDMAKTEKEFLVYFPLYKELLDFDLIIDDKASFVGTKQSFAKKIVIYGSSIVHGASASRPGLAYPAQLGRRLNASVINMGVSGNARMEPAVADMLCDIDTMDLLIMDCVPNSSPEEVRDRTFNFVERIRRSHPRLPILLIESITRQVGNYNLKWRARLTEQNKNFKLQYERLLQAGYKNLYYIPTDHLIGDDSEGTVDGTHPTDVGFERMLKIIEPKVEAILENRP
- a CDS encoding DinB family protein; protein product: MSLKTFITNAVDYNVWVTEQLVNWLQNYPDDLLQKECPSSFSSIAKTLKHISDTQLYWSSMIRGTETPSFEYIPTAVHLQQEMENLVNEAKLLAAYVKENTESMNDPYLIESQWFSSNFPKYEYLQHLIIHTTYHRGQIVTIGHHVGVIKAPMMDYNFWNVMRQQAK